Proteins encoded by one window of Halobacteriovorax sp. GB3:
- the aspS gene encoding aspartate--tRNA ligase, producing the protein MTKLTGLMRTHHCGELTEANIGQEVTLCGWVNKYRNLGSLHFIDLRDKYGLTQLGFAEFKGDMALLKKCHLESVILAKGKVAPRPDEAKNDKMTTGMVEVQVEELQILSENDINNIPFLPFGAIEATDDNKLKYRYLDLRTEKLQNMLRLRSKTAQKVRNFLSNEDFIEVETPILYKSTPEGARDYVVPSRVHPHHVYALPQSPQTLKQLLMIGGTDRYFQICKCFRDEDLRADRQPEFTQIDIEVSFATQPFMKSLVEGLLKDVYQLDDDFTVPVMSYDDAMRDYGCDKPDVRFGLKQYVVNDIFEGTDFGVFASVLKENGLIKTFFVPKSAGTFSRKDTDSFVEVVKPHGGRGVAFFKVEEGARSAGISKFVTDEIHEKLNALSSETGDGTWLFFADANEEVAHACADALRRHLGSKLDLIEEGYKFLWVNDFPLLEYDDGRFYAKHHPFTMVRDEDVDAFMKADPKDPEGGLKKIYANAYDIVCNGYEIGGGSIRIFNQAVQKKMFEVLGMSEEEVNKQFGFFVEALNYGVPPHGGIAFGFDRMIMLLAGTENIRDVIAFPKTTSASDLMSSAPSVPSADQLEELHFMWSKKS; encoded by the coding sequence ATGACAAAACTAACTGGATTAATGCGTACGCATCATTGCGGTGAGTTAACTGAGGCCAATATTGGTCAAGAAGTAACTCTTTGTGGATGGGTTAATAAATATAGAAATCTTGGAAGTCTTCATTTCATTGATCTCCGTGATAAGTATGGTCTAACACAATTAGGATTTGCTGAATTTAAAGGTGACATGGCCCTTCTCAAAAAATGTCATCTCGAATCTGTTATTTTAGCAAAAGGTAAAGTTGCTCCAAGACCAGATGAAGCGAAAAACGATAAGATGACAACGGGAATGGTTGAAGTTCAAGTTGAAGAACTTCAAATCCTTTCAGAGAATGACATTAATAATATTCCTTTTCTTCCATTTGGTGCTATTGAAGCGACAGATGATAATAAATTAAAGTATCGCTACTTAGATCTTAGAACTGAAAAACTTCAGAATATGCTAAGACTTAGATCTAAAACGGCACAAAAGGTTCGTAACTTTTTATCAAATGAAGATTTCATTGAAGTTGAAACACCGATCCTTTATAAATCAACTCCAGAAGGTGCAAGAGACTATGTTGTTCCATCTCGAGTTCACCCTCACCATGTTTATGCTCTTCCGCAATCACCTCAGACTCTTAAGCAACTTCTTATGATTGGGGGAACTGACCGTTACTTCCAAATCTGTAAGTGTTTTCGTGATGAAGATTTAAGAGCTGACCGTCAGCCAGAATTTACACAAATTGATATTGAAGTTTCTTTTGCAACACAACCATTTATGAAGTCTCTAGTTGAAGGTCTGCTTAAAGATGTTTATCAATTAGACGACGATTTCACAGTACCTGTTATGAGTTATGACGATGCTATGAGAGATTATGGTTGTGATAAACCAGATGTTCGTTTTGGGCTTAAGCAATATGTTGTTAACGACATTTTTGAAGGAACTGACTTTGGTGTTTTTGCAAGCGTTCTAAAAGAAAACGGTCTTATTAAAACTTTCTTCGTTCCAAAAAGTGCTGGGACATTTTCTCGTAAAGACACTGACTCTTTTGTTGAAGTGGTTAAGCCACATGGTGGAAGAGGTGTTGCTTTCTTTAAAGTTGAAGAAGGTGCTCGTTCAGCAGGTATTTCTAAATTTGTTACTGATGAAATTCATGAAAAACTCAACGCTTTATCGAGTGAAACAGGGGATGGAACTTGGCTTTTCTTTGCTGATGCAAACGAAGAGGTTGCCCATGCTTGTGCCGATGCTCTTAGAAGACATCTTGGTTCGAAACTAGATCTTATCGAAGAAGGATATAAATTCTTATGGGTTAATGATTTCCCTCTTCTCGAATATGATGATGGACGTTTCTATGCGAAACACCACCCATTCACTATGGTTCGTGACGAAGATGTTGATGCCTTTATGAAAGCTGATCCAAAAGACCCTGAAGGTGGACTTAAAAAGATTTATGCTAACGCTTACGATATCGTTTGTAACGGGTATGAGATTGGTGGTGGATCAATTCGTATTTTCAATCAAGCCGTTCAAAAGAAAATGTTCGAAGTTTTAGGAATGAGTGAAGAAGAAGTGAATAAGCAATTTGGATTCTTTGTTGAAGCTCTTAACTACGGTGTTCCTCCACATGGTGGAATTGCTTTTGGTTTTGATAGAATGATTATGCTTTTGGCCGGAACTGAAAATATCCGTGATGTTATTGCTTTTCCAAAAACAACTTCGGCAAGTGATCTCATGTCATCTGCACCATCTGTGCCTTCTGCTGATCAGCTTGAAGAACTCCACTTTATGTGGTCAAAAAAATCGTAA
- a CDS encoding DUF192 domain-containing protein, with amino-acid sequence MSTFITQKPSNLIRKLLTFTVVLSFFCLGTVAKELNKNNGTHILNLSKNESLKINVALSMKEQAQGLSGVKSKDFAFDQAMLFVYKQEGYRQFWMPDTHFDLDIFFLGKNFEVLAVERSIKAHPGMKEPPVIARTQLHKCWYVLETRSDSPLSKRIKKGMKLSPPQSLLKLIK; translated from the coding sequence ATGAGTACTTTTATAACGCAAAAGCCATCAAATCTCATTAGAAAACTTCTGACTTTCACAGTTGTTTTATCGTTTTTTTGTCTAGGCACAGTGGCCAAAGAGCTCAATAAAAATAATGGCACTCACATCTTAAATCTTTCAAAAAATGAATCGTTAAAAATCAATGTGGCGCTTTCCATGAAAGAGCAGGCCCAAGGACTCTCCGGTGTAAAGTCCAAAGACTTTGCCTTTGATCAAGCGATGCTCTTTGTTTACAAACAAGAGGGGTATCGACAATTTTGGATGCCCGATACTCACTTTGATCTCGACATATTCTTTCTAGGTAAAAATTTTGAAGTTCTCGCAGTAGAGAGATCAATCAAGGCCCACCCAGGAATGAAAGAACCTCCGGTCATAGCCAGAACTCAATTGCATAAATGCTGGTATGTTCTTGAAACTCGCAGCGACTCGCCACTTTCTAAAAGAATAAAAAAAGGGATGAAACTTTCACCCCCTCAATCTCTTTTAAAATTAATTAAATGA
- a CDS encoding FtsB family cell division protein: protein MEFSFNRPQGEPARSSSNQSGGQDLANERLRKAIERNRQKKLKKQVGSGESAPRPAMGAQASSSSSDMNSLQERLRAHKEKKLAEQKREQSQMPPPPPSAGEKRQSAQKVDSPIGGPSLSERLKAKKQEALNSLRSPASKAKAVDAEMIEEEVRPTRKTVARPDDSELVGTLRKQAKAPATVSYAEQLPAKKSPASSRAKRTVKTKKGAKKSLQERFNGIVVKSGWVFCIFLLGRLIFSDGGIVDFYASKSLLQDRVNELTRVEKENVQLQNEIEKIKSNKKYQKKIVRDNLGFIARDEFLVLFPKDHSRIKGKKSFN, encoded by the coding sequence TTGGAATTTTCATTTAACAGACCTCAAGGAGAGCCTGCGCGCAGCTCTTCCAATCAATCTGGTGGTCAAGATCTCGCAAATGAGAGACTTAGAAAGGCCATTGAGAGAAATCGTCAAAAGAAACTTAAAAAGCAAGTTGGTTCTGGTGAATCAGCGCCTAGACCTGCTATGGGTGCTCAGGCTAGTTCATCTAGCTCTGATATGAACAGTCTGCAAGAAAGACTTCGAGCGCACAAAGAAAAAAAACTTGCTGAGCAAAAGAGAGAGCAGTCGCAAATGCCGCCACCCCCTCCGTCTGCTGGCGAGAAAAGGCAGAGTGCTCAAAAAGTTGATTCTCCTATAGGTGGCCCTTCTCTATCTGAAAGACTTAAGGCCAAGAAACAAGAAGCGCTCAATTCTCTTCGTTCTCCTGCTTCTAAGGCCAAAGCCGTTGATGCTGAAATGATCGAAGAAGAGGTGAGACCAACACGCAAAACAGTTGCCCGTCCTGATGATAGTGAACTTGTCGGTACGCTAAGAAAACAGGCCAAGGCCCCTGCAACAGTATCCTATGCTGAGCAGTTACCTGCTAAAAAATCTCCGGCCAGCTCTCGTGCTAAGAGAACAGTGAAAACGAAAAAAGGTGCTAAGAAGTCTTTGCAAGAAAGATTTAATGGTATTGTCGTTAAGAGTGGTTGGGTTTTTTGTATCTTTCTCTTAGGCCGTCTGATCTTTTCTGATGGGGGAATAGTTGATTTCTATGCAAGTAAATCCCTTCTTCAAGACAGAGTGAATGAGCTAACGAGAGTTGAAAAAGAAAATGTTCAGCTACAAAATGAAATTGAGAAAATTAAGTCGAATAAGAAATATCAAAAGAAAATTGTCCGAGATAACCTTGGCTTCATTGCTAGAGATGAATTTCTCGTTCTCTTTCCTAAAGATCACTCGAGGATTAAAGGGAAGAAATCATTTAATTAA